A genomic window from Ilyobacter polytropus DSM 2926 includes:
- the queD gene encoding 6-carboxytetrahydropterin synthase QueD: MYILKAEHHFDSAHFLKGYQGKCANIHGHRWRVVAEVEGDKLFSEGQLRDMVVDFGDLKRDIKKMVDYYDHSLIIESGSMRKETLSFLIEDGFNIIEVDFRPTAERFASKFYEELENMGYRIKRIHVYETPTNCALYERQGG, encoded by the coding sequence AAAGCAGAGCATCATTTTGACAGTGCTCATTTTCTAAAAGGATACCAAGGAAAATGTGCCAATATCCACGGCCACAGATGGAGAGTTGTGGCAGAAGTAGAAGGAGATAAGCTTTTTTCTGAGGGACAGTTAAGAGACATGGTGGTAGATTTTGGTGATCTCAAAAGAGATATAAAAAAAATGGTTGATTACTATGACCATTCTTTAATTATAGAGTCCGGTTCCATGAGAAAAGAGACCCTTTCCTTCTTAATAGAGGACGGTTTCAATATTATAGAGGTGGATTTTAGACCGACGGCAGAGAGATTTGCAAGTAAGTTTTATGAGGAACTAGAAAATATGGGATATAGAATAAAGAGAATCCACGTCTATGAGACTCCTACTAACTGCGCCCTCTATGAAAGGCAGGGAGGATAG
- the queE gene encoding putative 7-carboxy-7-deazaguanine synthase QueE, producing the protein MNYKVVETFVSINGEGKKSGELAVFIRLAGCNLRCSYCDTMWANQDDVVFKSMSKEEIYDYIKSTGVTNVTLTGGEPLIQEGVGELIDYLLTDEKLCIEVETNGSVAIQKFRKNHGRRLSFTMDYKGSSSLMEEKMLLKNFETLTEHDTVKFVVGNEYDLSKAKDLIDKYHLTEVCHVFFSPIYKEIEGETIVEFMKTNKLNKVRLQIQLHKIIWSPEERGV; encoded by the coding sequence ATGAATTATAAAGTCGTAGAAACCTTTGTGAGTATAAACGGAGAGGGTAAAAAATCCGGTGAGTTGGCGGTATTTATAAGACTGGCGGGGTGTAACTTGAGATGCAGCTACTGTGATACCATGTGGGCCAACCAAGATGATGTAGTCTTTAAATCAATGAGCAAAGAAGAGATTTATGATTATATCAAGAGTACCGGGGTGACTAATGTAACCCTGACTGGGGGAGAGCCCCTTATACAGGAAGGTGTGGGAGAGCTCATAGACTATCTGCTCACCGATGAAAAGCTGTGTATAGAGGTGGAAACCAACGGCAGTGTAGCTATACAGAAATTCAGAAAAAATCATGGCAGAAGATTATCATTTACAATGGATTATAAAGGATCTTCAAGCCTTATGGAAGAAAAAATGCTTTTGAAAAACTTTGAGACTCTTACAGAACATGACACGGTAAAATTTGTAGTTGGAAATGAATACGACCTTTCCAAAGCAAAAGATTTAATTGACAAATATCACCTGACAGAAGTGTGTCATGTGTTCTTCAGCCCAATATATAAGGAAATTGAAGGAGAAACCATAGTAGAATTTATGAAAACCAATAAGTTAAATAAGGTGAGGCTGCAGATACAGCTTCATAAAATCATATGGAGTCCAGAAGAAAGAGGTGTATAA
- a CDS encoding carbohydrate kinase family protein, with amino-acid sequence MNPKIVCIGELLIDFICKDIDSDLIDGEKFEKKAGGAPANVCAAAAKLGQKVGFIGKVGYDSFGKFLERTLIETGVDTRMLYFDREEPTTLAFVSLRKDGERDFIFNRGADENLSFKELDLDKLEEVKIFHFGSATALLGGNLKKTYYELMKYAKSKGAFVSFDPNWRGALFGERKEEFRAESIKCLAQADFTKVSDEEARIISGKENLEEAVDEIHKYGTRSVVVTLGKEGTLLSIDGEKVVVESIGVKSVDSTGAGDAFIGGVLYKLSMEENPNKAICDFEKTREIVSFANKVGAITCTKFGAIAALPTLEEVEGI; translated from the coding sequence ATGAATCCGAAAATAGTATGTATAGGGGAGCTTTTGATAGATTTTATCTGTAAAGATATAGATAGTGACCTTATTGACGGAGAAAAATTTGAAAAAAAAGCAGGGGGAGCTCCTGCCAATGTATGTGCAGCAGCGGCAAAGCTTGGTCAAAAGGTAGGATTTATAGGGAAGGTAGGATATGATTCCTTTGGAAAGTTCTTGGAGAGGACTCTTATAGAGACAGGAGTCGACACCAGGATGCTTTATTTTGACAGGGAAGAACCTACAACTTTAGCTTTTGTTTCTCTCAGGAAAGACGGAGAAAGAGATTTTATATTCAACAGGGGAGCCGATGAAAATCTTTCTTTTAAAGAACTGGATTTGGATAAACTAGAGGAAGTCAAAATATTTCACTTTGGGTCGGCTACAGCACTTTTAGGTGGAAACCTCAAAAAAACCTATTATGAACTAATGAAATATGCAAAATCTAAAGGGGCCTTTGTTTCATTTGACCCAAATTGGAGAGGAGCACTTTTCGGTGAGAGAAAAGAGGAGTTCAGAGCCGAAAGTATAAAATGTCTTGCTCAGGCTGATTTTACAAAGGTTAGTGACGAAGAGGCCAGAATTATAAGCGGGAAAGAAAATCTTGAAGAGGCAGTTGACGAGATTCATAAATACGGGACAAGGTCTGTTGTGGTAACTTTGGGGAAAGAGGGAACCCTTCTCAGCATAGACGGAGAAAAAGTAGTAGTTGAAAGTATAGGGGTGAAATCAGTAGATTCCACAGGAGCAGGAGATGCTTTTATAGGTGGAGTTCTGTATAAGCTGTCAATGGAAGAAAATCCAAATAAAGCTATCTGTGATTTTGAAAAAACAAGGGAAATAGTGAGCTTTGCCAATAAAGTAGGTGCTATAACATGCACTAAATTCGGAGCAATTGCCGCACTTCCGACTTTAGAAGAAGTAGAGGGAATTTAG
- the queC gene encoding 7-cyano-7-deazaguanine synthase QueC gives MQNIIDKDRCVLVFSGGQDSSTLLFWAKKKFKEVIALSFNYGQKHDLELQCAKDICKKYDVEHHILDMGLLSQLAPNALTRTDIKVDKEAPEGGLPNTFVDGRNMIFLTFASIFAKQRNINHVITGVSQSDFSGYPDCRDIFIKSISTTLSLAMDYQFVIDTPLMWLDKAETWKMADDLGVLDIIKNETLTCYNGIIGNGCGECPACKLRKNGYVEFKRKFK, from the coding sequence ATGCAGAATATAATAGATAAAGACAGATGCGTATTGGTTTTTAGCGGTGGTCAGGACAGCTCTACCCTGCTATTCTGGGCAAAAAAAAAGTTTAAAGAGGTTATAGCACTATCATTTAATTACGGTCAAAAGCATGATCTAGAACTTCAGTGTGCTAAAGATATCTGTAAAAAATATGATGTAGAACACCATATACTCGATATGGGACTTCTCAGTCAGCTGGCTCCAAATGCTCTAACAAGAACAGATATAAAGGTAGATAAAGAAGCTCCTGAAGGGGGACTTCCAAATACATTTGTAGACGGAAGAAACATGATCTTCCTGACTTTCGCCTCTATATTCGCCAAACAGAGAAATATCAATCATGTTATAACTGGAGTGTCCCAAAGTGACTTTAGTGGTTATCCTGACTGCAGGGATATATTCATAAAATCTATAAGCACAACTCTCAGTCTGGCCATGGACTACCAGTTTGTAATCGACACACCTCTTATGTGGTTAGACAAGGCAGAAACTTGGAAAATGGCAGATGACCTGGGAGTTCTTGATATAATCAAAAATGAGACACTTACATGCTATAACGGAATAATCGGAAATGGATGCGGAGAATGTCCCGCCTGCAAACTTAGAAAAAATGGATATGTTGAATTTAAAAGAAAATTTAAATAA
- the folE gene encoding GTP cyclohydrolase I FolE — MKKIDKKKIEEHVKGILEALGDDPDRPGLVDTPKRVANMYAEIFLGLAYTNDDIADMYGVTFDEEDIYTEPGSDMVLMKDIDIFSHCEHHLSLMYNMTVAVAYIPREKVIGLSKIARIADMVSRRPQLQERIGKDIAEIIQKVTQSHDVAVIVKGEHGCMTTRGIKKPGTKTITTTLRGRFKSDDALYGRLMELYRS; from the coding sequence ATGAAAAAAATAGATAAGAAAAAAATAGAGGAACATGTAAAAGGAATATTAGAAGCCTTAGGTGACGATCCTGACAGACCAGGTCTAGTTGACACTCCAAAGAGAGTTGCAAATATGTATGCAGAGATATTTTTGGGTCTCGCCTATACAAACGATGATATAGCAGATATGTATGGGGTTACTTTTGATGAAGAGGATATTTATACCGAACCTGGAAGCGATATGGTACTTATGAAGGATATTGACATATTTTCCCACTGTGAACATCATCTTTCACTTATGTACAATATGACAGTAGCTGTGGCATATATACCTAGGGAAAAGGTGATCGGGCTTAGTAAAATAGCCCGTATAGCAGATATGGTTTCAAGAAGACCTCAGCTTCAAGAGAGAATAGGAAAAGATATAGCAGAAATAATCCAAAAAGTAACTCAAAGTCACGATGTGGCTGTAATAGTAAAAGGTGAGCATGGATGCATGACCACCAGGGGTATAAAAAAACCTGGAACTAAGACTATTACCACTACCCTGAGGGGAAGATTCAAATCAGATGATGCCCTTTATGGAAGACTTATGGAACTTTACAGATCATAG
- a CDS encoding glycoside hydrolase family 32 protein — protein sequence MFSLIKKAMDEVENKKNMVEKDYHRLSYHLMAPSGLINDPNGFSYYDGKYHLFYQWNPFECNHSTKFWGHFTSKDLVSWENLLPVLAPEDWYDKNGCYSGSAIEKDGQLILFYTGNVKDDYGNRESYQCLAISDNGEDFEKLGPVIVNQPEGYTRHFRDPKVWKEGEVYYAVIGAQRDNLTGAAALYSSGDMKNWNFLGEIKTNLENFGYMWECPDYFKIKGEGVFIFSPQGIPPEGDRYNNIYQSGYVLGNLDLEKATLNHGVFHELDRGFDFYAPQTMIDEKGRRIMVAWGGLPEVTYPTEDKGWVHCLTMPRELEIIDGKLVQRPVEEMKKLRRDFVQIEERISGKKTYPGIEGDSFEMICRMKSIEAGEFGINLRVGKNEKTTLKYNRLEKKVTLDRSNSGEIFAEEYGTTRKCPIDSSEITFHIFMDKSMIEVFINNGREVFTARIFPDEKSQGIEFISDSEAEISIKKWNI from the coding sequence ATGTTTAGTTTAATAAAAAAAGCCATGGATGAGGTGGAAAATAAAAAGAATATGGTAGAGAAAGATTATCACAGACTTTCTTATCACCTTATGGCTCCTTCAGGGCTTATAAATGATCCCAATGGATTTAGTTATTATGACGGAAAGTATCATCTTTTCTATCAATGGAATCCCTTTGAATGCAACCACAGTACGAAATTCTGGGGACATTTTACAAGTAAAGATCTGGTTTCATGGGAAAATCTTCTGCCAGTATTGGCTCCAGAGGACTGGTACGATAAAAATGGATGTTATTCAGGGAGTGCCATTGAAAAAGATGGTCAGCTAATTCTCTTTTATACTGGAAATGTGAAGGATGACTATGGGAACAGAGAGAGCTACCAGTGTCTTGCAATATCTGATAACGGAGAAGATTTTGAGAAATTAGGACCAGTTATTGTAAATCAGCCGGAAGGATACACCAGGCATTTTAGAGATCCTAAGGTGTGGAAAGAGGGAGAAGTATACTATGCAGTCATAGGAGCCCAAAGGGATAATCTCACAGGAGCAGCAGCCTTGTATAGTTCCGGTGACATGAAGAACTGGAATTTTTTAGGGGAGATAAAGACAAATCTCGAAAATTTCGGATATATGTGGGAATGTCCCGATTATTTTAAAATAAAGGGAGAAGGGGTTTTTATTTTTTCTCCTCAGGGAATACCACCAGAAGGAGACCGATATAATAACATATACCAGTCTGGATATGTGCTTGGAAATCTAGATCTTGAAAAGGCAACTCTTAATCATGGTGTATTTCACGAGTTAGACAGGGGATTTGACTTTTATGCACCTCAGACAATGATAGATGAAAAAGGAAGAAGGATAATGGTGGCCTGGGGAGGGCTTCCTGAGGTCACTTACCCAACAGAGGATAAAGGTTGGGTTCACTGCCTCACTATGCCTAGAGAGCTTGAGATAATAGATGGGAAGCTGGTGCAAAGACCTGTAGAAGAGATGAAAAAACTCAGAAGAGATTTCGTCCAGATTGAGGAGCGGATTTCCGGTAAAAAGACTTATCCTGGTATAGAGGGTGACTCCTTTGAAATGATCTGCAGAATGAAAAGTATAGAGGCTGGGGAATTTGGTATAAACTTACGTGTAGGTAAAAATGAGAAAACCACATTGAAATATAATAGGCTTGAAAAAAAAGTCACGCTAGACAGAAGCAATTCTGGAGAGATCTTTGCTGAAGAATACGGGACAACTAGAAAATGCCCTATTGATTCTTCAGAGATCACTTTTCATATATTTATGGACAAATCAATGATAGAAGTTTTCATAAATAATGGTAGAGAGGTTTTTACTGCTAGAATATTTCCAGATGAAAAAAGCCAAGGAATAGAGTTTATTTCAGATAGTGAAGCAGAAATAAGTATAAAAAAATGGAATATATGA